aaacaaattgAATGAGCAACAGCAAAAAAGGTCACTCACCAAGTTGTAACCAGCACCAGGCCCAATTACTAAGGATTTCATGCTTGATTTTTTTGCTGCCCCAATGGAAAAACCAGTTCGGCCTCCCTGTTCCGGAAAGCCAAAAAAAAATGAGATAAACGAAGACAAGCACTTGATATGCCAGCAGAGATGCTGCAATCTAGAAGTTCAGTAACCTTCGTAACCAGAATATGATCCAGCATTTTACACATAAAGACCTCTAATATACATAAAAATGTTGCCATGCATTTATTTATTACCTGATCACCCCAATGCACAGATTTCTTTTTCATGCTATATGGTTTAAGTAACCCAGAGGGAGCATTCAACTTCCCTTTAGGTCCCCTAGGCCTTTCAGTATATTCATCCTCATCAAGAGACCATTTACTCCTACCTAGTTCTTTTACACCTATTGAATCATCATTGCCTTCATCATGCCACCTTTCTCCATCATTCAGCAAACCTACAGAAAAAGAATGATgaaaatagaaaaggaaaaatTCTAAATTTGGACAAATGTTAATTACACAACAATAGGTAATCCAAAAACCTTTTTAGCACAGGTCCTTGAAAAAGAAACTAAAGAGGCTTACACAGGCCTTGTTTCTAATGGCTTTATCTTGATAAGCTTGGTGTAAAAGACGAGAGATATTTTAGAGATTTTACTTCATCTAAAAGATTCTCTTCGCAAAAGAACCACCAACTATTAAAATGTCCAACTCTATTGAACTTGGACTTCAAAGCATACAAAATATATCTTATATTCGACCAACTCATAGTTAaatggaaactcccaaaagaaCAAAATGTTAACTTCCTCATGAAAAACAAATGAAGATAAAAACTTAACTCCCCCCATTGTGAATTAATGGCACATAGCAAAACACACACAGTATCATAAAACATACCATCAGTTGCATCATCTTTTACCAATGGTTCCATTGTCCTCAAAGAACCTGGATCCTGCAACTTAGCTGAACCTTCATCACATGCCacatcttcttccatatccatgtCCACCTGTGGCGCACAGCAGAAAAAACATTGAAGCAGGCTAGTTGACTATTCATAAAACCAACCTATCCATCAATTTATAATAAGTAGATCATAAACATTTAACAAGATTGGAATGCATTAGTAATTAGTTCACAGTTGCTACCTCTTGGATCCCACTCTCATTTGGACCATTTCCACGGATAAGTGACTGTTATGGCAGCAAAAAATATTTCATTACAATTTTAGCATAGAACTCATGAATCAAAACCAAGTATACAATGAAGACTTTACTAGAACATTTCTGTAAATGTTCTCATCTTCCAAGAAAACGAATGTGCTTTATCTCCTTTttatttaaatataaaaataaataaacaaacctGGGTATCTAGTTGCAAATATAAAGGTGGAGCTTCCTCCCACAATGTTGCCATTTTCTGAATGTCATCTGAAGTGAAACCATGCACGTTACGAGCAGCGCAGCCCTGTCATTTGACCAAAATTACATTGTGATAAGCGAACAAGGGTACCAGCTAAAAATTTGCTTCTTTTCAATACGCATCCACTTGGAAGAAGTATTATTTAAAAATTgcattcataaaaaaaattaatcaccATGGGATCCTTATACGCAGCTTCCAGCAGATAAACTTCGTAACCCGTCCTCtgttacacaaaaagaaataaTGAGCATTTGTAACGAGACATAAAGAGCAAGTCTATCACCAAAAGTTCCACAACCTTGTATTAATAGAACAAAAGAGATCAGCATCAAACACAAACTGTGAATGAGTTTACAAGTGTTGGGTCTTCAAAGACAGATACCACGCTAAGTCAGGATAAATAATGTTATGCCAGAGATTTCACTATAATTATGTTTTGAGGTTGTTCTTTTGCAAATTTTAGAAAGCACTCAGACTGAAGTCTGTAACCATAACAACAATCAAGAAGGTAGAGTAGATTTTCTTAAAGTTCGAACAACTTAGTGATGGCAGCAAAATCTAAGAACAGAGAAAAACAAAGCTAGCACTTATTCCCACTGGTTCAGTAACCTTCCTGCCTGAAAAATTCGGGTCATAGCAATGACTGACAAGAACCGCAAGTATCAAACCAACACTCACTCATCAGGACctcaattaagaaaattattGTGTCTATGCTTTCAAGTTAGCAATTACCCCAACTTCTCATGGTCCCTTAATACTTTTGAGTTTTTCATTTGCAGTGTCTCAAAAACTAAGGTTTAGGAAACAATATACCACTACACCGTCAAAATGACCACTCATGGGGGAAACTAGAGAGAAAAAAACGATATCCAACAACGTAATTCGTTCTTTTCTATCAATAAATTTGGAGGTGACGTATTGAGTAATTCAAAAAGATAAATGGTGAAACTAGCAGCCGTAATAGATGAACCAAATAAACATACTATACCGCACTGGCCACCACACCAGCATTATTCTTAGAACTACAGAAAATTGTCCCCTCACATAAAACAGGCAACAGACAGACTCACAAAACTTCACAGGTGTAAAAAGAGAATTGAGGTTATACCTTAGCAGTTGCCCAAAATTGAGCAAAATCGGCTACCCGCAGATTGCGGTCATCCACTAAGACGAGGAACACATACCACCAAACAAAAGGTCAATTTCCGAACAAACTGCATGTGATTAGTGAAAACGAAGCCAGTGCAGAGGCACCACATCCCACCACATCTTACCCCAAAACCACACTAAGACAAATGAATGCTGACAGATACAATGAGGTACGTTAACTTGGTTTCGCTCTTAGTAATTAATCCTCCACATCTTACTCTAACAAATTTTCTAGACACTTACACTGAACAGAATCGTAATATACGCAATAGTGGGGATGATGGATATGTTTTAAGAATTGGTGACTCAAAACCAAGATATAAGGCCCTGAATATCTCCACTTTTACACCAAAAGACAGGTCTTAGCAAACCTTGGAACAGGTACAGAACATAGCAATAATAAAAGGCAGTAGGTGAAACACCGCAGAAGAAGAAACATAAACACGGTGcaggatttaaagagttttgttTTGTGAAACTTTCACAGCTTGTATATAAGATTCATACCAATTATAAAGGTGAAGCTACCGTCTTCCAGGGTCTTCCTAAATGCTTTCAGCATGCTTGCCCGGTAAGCCTGTCGCAGTAATAGATAATTCTAAGATTTCATTATAAAATAACAAGTAATAGAAACCCATTTAGTAAGTATAAATATAAAAGGATTGTATAATGTGATTATAACGCAGAAAATTAATAAGTTTAGGAGCAGAGCAAAGATTTCAAACAGGAGGTAAAGGTGCTtggtttttcaaagttttttagaAACTCCGCAGACAAACTTCACTAGTGCAAAAATAACATCACAAATTTATTAGCTATTAATAACATAGATTACAAGAAAGCAGAATCACCTCTTCCATTTCAGGTTCATAACAATATTCCATCACCTTCTTTGTAACTGTTTTTCTTCTGCCTTTAGCAGTTTTAGATTCCTCACGTTCGTCAACCTTTATAAAAGTGATAATTAATTTGTAAGAATGAAAAACAATACAAAGATAATAGATTGAAAAAATATGGAGCTATACAACATAAGCCTATGTTCAATGCTAGGAaggagaaaaaataataaaaagtggAGCGAAGCAGAAATCTAACCTTTTCAACTTCATTCATGAAATAATCATCCATAGAATGTATTCGTGGAGCGCCACCCCCATTTTCAACTTCCAGATCACGTAACATCTTTGCCAAATAGCTTTTTCCACTACCTGGGAGAAACACTTCAATTTTCATGTATCATAACAAAATTTGGGTACATTTTGTGGTATAAGGTCCATTATGAGTCCACCAATCCTTGTGAAATACACTTTTTATCTTTTCCGATCAACAAAACAAATCATTAATCAAGCAAAAGGAACACGGGAAAAACCCTCGCAGAAAAACactaacaagaaagaaaaaaaacagccAAGCAAGAAAATGGGGAGTCAGAAAAATCACCAAGATGGCTCATCGCCACTTGGTTAACACGATAACCTATCAAGTGCAGTTGTCCTTATTCAAATCTAACATGTATAACATCAGGACCTTTTAAGCTAAACTCAGAAGAGACCCATGCTACCCAACACAGACACTGAGCATGAAGGAACCTCTTACAAAATACACTCTATTTACTTATAACTTGACTTCTTATTTAGAACAAAAGTATATAGGTTGagcttaaaataaagaaaaaagggaATGCAGAATTATAAAGCACATATCGCGCAACGGCATATAGCAAACAAGTTACCTGGAAGCCCACGAAGAATGATAACGATATGATCAGGACGAGTAGCTCGATGAGGCTGTCGAAGTAAGAGAGAAGCATCAATGCGCTTTGGTTTGTCTGGCGATGGATGCCTCAATGGAAAAGACTGGGTTTTATAAGCTGATGACAGCAATGAATGTGGAGCATCAAAAGAACCAACTGGGATTGGATATAGGGAGGGCATCATGTTTGGTGACCTTGTAGCTTGCATGTGTAATAGAGGTGGACCTGGTGGGTCCACTGGTAGAGGCGGCGGTGGTCCAGGAGGTAGAGGAGGCTGAACACCAAATGTCTGAGGTGCACGCTCCCAGCTATTTTGGGCACCAAATTTATCTGCAAGAGGGAAATTATGAGGTTTCTGGATTCCCTCCAACTGTGAATGTCGTAAATCACGTGTATGTCCATGGTGATGGAGATCTTGATTCGGCAAATATGATGCCGGAGACATCTGCCAAGTCGTTAAATTAGATTGAAGGCCCTTTGTTGGTTCAGTATCTTTTGACTGGAGGGGTTGGTAACTGTTGGCACGAAATTCCCCTTGAGAAGCTTGAGTGCCTGGATAAGATGCACCATAGGAAACATTTGGCTGCTGAATTATGTCTCCATGCTGTTTGTTCTGATAATACACCTCCCTCTGATTCATATGCTGAAATCCTTTTTCTTCATGTACAACTGCAAAATCCTGACATTGCTGCGTGGTTTGGAAAACACTACCTTCGTAGCTCTGAGCGGAAGGTGGCTTCAAATGGTTGTCACTGCAATGATCAACAGATGTAAACCCAGGATGAAACCCATTTGTTTCACTTCGCATATGTTGCTGATCAACAG
This genomic stretch from Papaver somniferum cultivar HN1 chromosome 5, ASM357369v1, whole genome shotgun sequence harbors:
- the LOC113281591 gene encoding uncharacterized protein LOC113281591 isoform X1, with protein sequence MDDSWRYRPIQGNNICPSCSTPHYPFCSHNQPPPPLDRNGYGPPIHHHHHHHHHHQRPYFDPYHDSNSRVRPPPPSYGNLNDVSWNSSNHVRKCPEPVIGVNGFTSSYDYGNGGEFFESDRMNKRIKVDNNMNPGSIGPAPAVIGDYNLNANGVYTDDERRLGLGRQHGGNSSVHPGVLGGGEARGSDWVPRPPSNNGATNFHDTGFGSVDQQHMRSETNGFHPGFTSVDHCSDNHLKPPSAQSYEGSVFQTTQQCQDFAVVHEEKGFQHMNQREVYYQNKQHGDIIQQPNVSYGASYPGTQASQGEFRANSYQPLQSKDTEPTKGLQSNLTTWQMSPASYLPNQDLHHHGHTRDLRHSQLEGIQKPHNFPLADKFGAQNSWERAPQTFGVQPPLPPGPPPPLPVDPPGPPLLHMQATRSPNMMPSLYPIPVGSFDAPHSLLSSAYKTQSFPLRHPSPDKPKRIDASLLLRQPHRATRPDHIVIILRGLPGSGKSYLAKMLRDLEVENGGGAPRIHSMDDYFMNEVEKVDEREESKTAKGRRKTVTKKVMEYCYEPEMEEAYRASMLKAFRKTLEDGSFTFIIVDDRNLRVADFAQFWATAKRTGYEVYLLEAAYKDPMGCAARNVHGFTSDDIQKMATLWEEAPPLYLQLDTQSLIRGNGPNESGIQEVDMDMEEDVACDEGSAKLQDPGSLRTMEPLVKDDATDGLLNDGERWHDEGNDDSIGVKELGRSKWSLDEDEYTERPRGPKGKLNAPSGLLKPYSMKKKSVHWGDQGGRTGFSIGAAKKSSMKSLVIGPGAGYNLKSNPVSEEVKSGNESSWGTKSSVFQEHIRAERESFRAVFDRRRHRIQGLDAEDE
- the LOC113281591 gene encoding uncharacterized protein LOC113281591 isoform X2; its protein translation is MDDSWRYRPIQGNNICPSCSTPHYPFCSHNQPPPPLDRNGYGPPIHHHHHHHHHHQRPYFDPYHDSNSRVRPPPPSYGNLNDVSWNSSNHVRKCPEPVIGVNGFTSSYDYGNGGEFFESDRMNKRIKVDNNMNPGSIGPAPAVIGDYNLNANGVYTDDERRLGLGRQHGGNSSVHPGVLGGGEARGSDWVPRPPSNNGATNFHDTGFGSVDQQHMRSETNGFHPGFTSVDHCSDNHLKPPSAQSYEGSVFQTTQQCQDFAVVHEEKGFQHMNQREVYYQNKQHGDIIQQPNVSYGASYPGTQASQGEFRANSYQPLQSKDTEPTKGLQSNLTTWQMSPASYLPNQDLHHHGHTRDLRHSQLEGIQKPHNFPLADKFGAQNSWERAPQTFGVQPPLPPGPPPPLPVDPPGPPLLHMQATRSPNMMPSLYPIPVGSFDAPHSLLSSAYKTQSFPLRHPSPDKPKRIDASLLLRQPHRATRPDHIVIILRGLPGSGKSYLAKMLRDLEVENGGGAPRIHSMDDYFMNEVEKVDEREESKTAKGRRKTVTKKVMEYCYEPEMEEAYRASMLKAFRKTLEDGSFTFIIVDDRNLRVADFAQFWATAKRTGYEVYLLEAAYKDPMGCAARNVHGFTSDDIQKMATLWEEAPPLYLQLDTQSLIRGNGPNESGIQEVDMDMEEDVACDEGSAKLQDPGSLRTMEPLVKDDATDGLLNDGERWHDEGNDDSIGVKELGRPNWFFHWGSKKIKHEILSNWAWCWLQLEVKSSKRRSEEWK